A window of the Helianthus annuus cultivar XRQ/B chromosome 4, HanXRQr2.0-SUNRISE, whole genome shotgun sequence genome harbors these coding sequences:
- the LOC110933612 gene encoding uncharacterized protein LOC110933612, with amino-acid sequence MELDSVRAELELLTGKYQQNELNIKKFDTSSDTVRNMCDVQLAYKENKGKGLGFSDNVAKTESLDFVVSNSVCDENILPEEPGTRADEFKTSVSVDSDNCTSASESSTNVSESSETDEVENIVLSDCVNDNEIGNKQGSSDSSIKPENQTEDSSMSDDEQSLPEDSGSSVESKPTVLETSVNSNVLNDNHSSSDKPESAIPKNSVSEEEGSNENCSQNSTPLKKKRSRKNKK; translated from the coding sequence ATGGAACTTGATTCTGTGAGAGCTGAGCTAGAACTTCTGACTGGTAAGTATcaacaaaatgagttaaacataAAGAAGTTTGATACATCCAGTGACACTGTTAGAAATATGTGTGATGTGCAATTGGCATATAAGGAAAACAAGGGAAAAGGTTTGGGTTTTTCTGATAATGTTGCTAAAACTGAAAGTTTAGATTTCGTGGTTTCAAATTCTGTTTGTGATGAAAATATTTTACCAGAGGAACCTGGTACACGTGCTGATGAATTTAAAACATCTGTTTCGGTTGACTCGGACAATTGTACCAGTGCGTCTGAATCATCAACTAATGTCTCAGAATCCTCTGAAACTGATGAAGTTGAGAATATTGTCTTGTCTGATTGTGTGAATGATAATGAGATAGGTAACAAGCAGGGATCGTCTGATAGTAGCATCAAGCCTGAGAATCAGACTGAAGATTCCAGTATGTCAGATGATGAGCAAAGTCTTCCTGAGGATTCTGGCTCTTCTGTTGAATCCAAACCCACTGTCTTAGAAACAAGTGTGAACTCAAATGTTTTAAATGATAATCACTCATCATCtgacaaaccagaatcagcaattCCCAAAAATTCAGTTTCTGAGGAGGAGGGTTCTAATGAAAATTGTTCTCAAAACTCTACTCCTCTAAAGAAAAAGAGATCACGTAAAAATAAGAAGTGA